Proteins found in one Sporosarcina sp. FSL K6-3457 genomic segment:
- a CDS encoding EscU/YscU/HrcU family type III secretion system export apparatus switch protein, with amino-acid sequence MTMERHVRKEAVALSYDPNSASAPKVVATGKGKIAENIVEKAKAHAIPIQEDPSLVEILGQLNINESIPEELYKAVSEVFAYIYQVDREHGLKKKKNL; translated from the coding sequence ATGACCATGGAGAGGCACGTCCGAAAAGAGGCGGTTGCACTTTCTTATGACCCGAATTCGGCCAGTGCACCGAAAGTAGTAGCGACTGGAAAAGGGAAAATCGCCGAAAATATTGTAGAAAAAGCAAAAGCGCATGCTATACCGATTCAGGAAGACCCAAGTCTTGTCGAAATTTTAGGGCAATTGAATATCAATGAATCCATACCAGAAGAGTTATATAAAGCAGTATCTGAGGTTTTTGCATACATTTACCAAGTAGATCGCGAGCATGGATTGAAAAAGAAAAAAAATCTTTGA